The following proteins are co-located in the Pedobacter sp. FW305-3-2-15-E-R2A2 genome:
- a CDS encoding TolC family protein, whose amino-acid sequence MNIRFIALAVLCGLSTLSYAQTLQLPDALQRSIQNYEKIKAKEALVLASRENTTYQKSQHLPDFTLLVQQSYGTINAQNGPIYAYGGLGSAATSMPLAEQNWNAAFGSLYLANINWNLFTFGRIKNQVQIARADEKVALADLEQEKFQHQVKVGAAYFNLLASQRIKYVQEKNLDRAQVFMTTTASRAASGLIPGVDASLAKAEVSNAQSARIKAYDMELEYSKLLSVLLGEQYQSFSLDSVFTSKTPRLADKDPSGNHHPLLIWQKSKVESSEQAEKLHRSNKLPSLSAFAVLQGRGSGFEWNYVQDNSAFSRSYGKGAGIDRGNYLAGLTLSWNLTNLYRFSAKTREQKHRTQSLQNEYQLINEDLSAQTQLANAKLKNAMENFEETEIQIKAASDAYRQNMALYRNGLTTIVDLTQSLYALNRAEIDFEIARNNIWQALLIKSAAMGELSILLNAIQ is encoded by the coding sequence ATGAATATCAGATTCATTGCGTTAGCGGTACTTTGTGGTTTATCGACGCTGTCATATGCCCAAACTTTACAACTGCCAGATGCATTACAACGTTCTATACAGAACTACGAAAAAATTAAAGCAAAAGAAGCCCTGGTCCTGGCTTCCCGTGAAAATACAACTTACCAGAAAAGTCAGCATTTACCTGATTTTACCCTGTTGGTACAGCAAAGTTATGGGACCATCAACGCCCAGAACGGACCGATATATGCTTACGGTGGATTAGGCAGTGCTGCCACCTCTATGCCACTTGCAGAACAAAACTGGAATGCTGCTTTCGGTTCTCTTTACCTGGCCAATATCAACTGGAACCTTTTTACTTTTGGACGGATAAAAAACCAGGTCCAAATCGCAAGGGCAGATGAAAAAGTAGCCCTTGCAGATCTGGAGCAGGAAAAGTTCCAGCACCAGGTAAAAGTTGGCGCCGCTTATTTCAACCTGCTGGCCAGTCAGCGGATCAAATATGTACAAGAGAAAAACCTGGATCGCGCTCAGGTCTTTATGACCACCACGGCAAGCCGTGCAGCAAGCGGACTGATTCCGGGAGTAGACGCTTCTCTTGCAAAGGCAGAAGTTTCCAATGCCCAGTCTGCGAGGATTAAGGCCTATGATATGGAGCTGGAATATTCCAAATTGCTTTCCGTACTCCTTGGTGAACAGTACCAAAGCTTTTCCCTGGATTCCGTTTTTACGAGCAAAACTCCACGTCTGGCAGACAAGGATCCCTCAGGAAACCATCACCCGCTTTTGATATGGCAAAAAAGCAAAGTAGAAAGCAGCGAACAGGCAGAAAAGCTTCATCGTTCGAACAAACTTCCGTCTTTATCCGCTTTTGCTGTACTTCAGGGACGCGGCTCAGGATTTGAATGGAATTATGTACAAGACAACAGTGCTTTCTCCAGGTCTTACGGAAAAGGAGCAGGAATAGACCGTGGCAATTACCTCGCGGGATTAACCCTGAGCTGGAATCTGACCAATCTTTATCGGTTCTCCGCAAAGACAAGGGAACAAAAACACAGGACACAATCCCTTCAAAACGAGTATCAGCTCATCAATGAGGATTTATCTGCACAAACACAACTCGCCAATGCCAAGTTAAAAAATGCAATGGAGAATTTTGAAGAGACGGAAATCCAGATCAAAGCCGCATCCGATGCTTATCGCCAAAACATGGCTTTATACCGGAATGGATTAACGACCATC